One Manihot esculenta cultivar AM560-2 chromosome 18, M.esculenta_v8, whole genome shotgun sequence genomic window carries:
- the LOC110607074 gene encoding transcription repressor OFP17, which produces MKVKALVAFQSKLLNPCRNLFLFFRIKLRKPVFIRAFRFCAHRNKTRKAQPLTKNPISTAMFSFFRSPKRSRNMDRVGELRSVSKEENDRKFFPSPKLFPSPLTPAYITASRVAMKEAFGNEDVQDACRSFENYLVEMIVEEGKVRDLMDVEELLYCWKNLKSPVFIDLVCRFYGELCKDLFSPEDNN; this is translated from the coding sequence ATGAAAGTGAAAGCATTGGTTGCCTTCCAATCCAAGCTTCTAAATCCATGCAGAAATCTATTTCTCTTCTTCAGAATCAAACTCAGAAAACCTGTCTTTATAAGAGCTTTTCGATTTTGTGCTCACCGCAACAAAACCAGAAAAGCTCAACCTCTTACAAAGAACCCAATTTCTACTGCCATGTTTTCATTTTTCCGATCCCCTAAGCGGTCAAGAAACATGGACAGAGTTGGAGAGCTTAGGAGTGTCTCCAAAGAAGAGAATGATAGAAAATTCTTTCCATCACCGAAGCTCTTTCCGTCACCTCTTACTCCAGCTTATATCACGGCCAGCAGAGTCGCCATGAAGGAAGCATTCGGCAATGAAGACGTGCAAGACGCATGCAGAAGTTTCGAGAACTATTTGGTGGAGATGATAGTTGAAGAGGGAAAAGTGAGGGATTTGATGGATGTGGAAGAGCTTCTGTATTGTTGGAAGAATCTTAAGTCTCCTGTCTTCATTGATTTGGTGTGTAGATTCTATGGTGAGCTATGTAAGGACCTGTTTTCCCCTGAGGATAACAATTGA
- the LOC110606276 gene encoding protein GRAVITROPIC IN THE LIGHT 1 — MECATTKPSKPSSNISEMVSKFAKVCKLRSIGVFSNENPNQNHHHHHHYHQSLNDNNVQSVGEDGSDATKETGFADEKIHPQLAVVPIKSNVYGGDFILQLFESVSALKLAYIELQEAHVPYDPDKIVAADEHVVAQLEALCKIKRSYKEKQLIKAKRDSSYVDCVQAEIKVNEKLLEKLKTEKRAKDAEIDQLRQQLHDLDVGNAVLAEKVRQKSLERKNVRVLNIAMFQDAFVSASKCVHDFAKPVISLMKASGWDLDLAANSVETGVVYSKRSHKKYAFEAYIARRMFHGMSLKSYSVDDVLRFDDPIDSLIENPNSGFAKFCRKKYLFVVHPVMEMSFFGNLDHRMFILSGKHPRTPFYQIFARMAKWVWFLQGTATSVDPKAKIFAVSRGCKFSDVYMESVEEEDTFIPDGRQSDIKVEFMVMPGFRIGDTLVKSRVYLQK; from the coding sequence ATGGAGTGTGCCACTACTAAACCCTCTAAACCCTCTTCAAACATATCAGAAATGGTCTCTAAATTTGCCAAAGTTTGCAAACTTAGATCCATTGGTGTGTTTTCCAATGAAAACCCAAATCagaaccaccaccaccaccaccattaTCACCAGAGCCTCAATGACAATAATGTTCAATCAGTTGGAGAAGATGGCAGTGATGCCACTAAGGAAACAGGGTTTGCTGATGAGAAAATCCATCCACAGCTTGCTGTAGTTCCTATCAAATCCAATGTGTATGGTGGAGATTTCATTCTTCAGTTATTTGAATCAGTTTCTGCCCTGAAATTAGCTTATATTGAGCTTCAGGAAGCTCATGTTCCTTATGACCCAGATAAGATTGTAGCTGCTGATGAACATGTTGTGGCTCAACTTGAAGCACTCTGTAAGATCAAGCGGAGTTATAAAGAGAAGCAATTAATAAAAGCAAAGCGTGATTCCTCTTATGTTGACTGTGTGCAAGCAGAGATTAAAGTGAATGAGAAGCTGTTAGAGAAACTAAAGACCGAAAAAAGAGCTAAAGATGCTGAGATAGATCAGTTGCGGCAACAACTCCATGATTTGGATGTGGGGAATGCCGTATTGGCAGAGAAGGTCAGGCAGAAAAGTTTGGAGAGAAAAAATGTGAGGGTTTTAAATATTGCCATGTTTCAAGATGCCTTTGTATCAGCTTCGAAGTGTGTTCATGATTTTGCAAAGCCAGTAATTAGCTTGATGAAAGCTTCAGGTTGGGATTTAGACCTGGCAGCCAATTCAGTTGAAACTGGGGTTGTTTACTCCAAAAGGTCACATAAGAAGTATGCATTTGAGGCCTACATTGCTCGAAGAATGTTTCACGGGATGTCACTTAAATCCTATAGCGTTGATGATGTTTTGAGGTTTGATGATCCCATTGATTCTTTGATAGAAAATCCTAATTCAGGGTTTGCCAAGTTCTGCAGAAAGAAATACTTGTTTGTTGTTCATCCAGTAATGGAGATGTCCTTCTTTGGTAATTTGGACCATAGGATGTTCATATTGAGTGGCAAGCATCCAAGGACACCATTCTATCAAATATTTGCAAGAATGGCAAAGTGGGTTTGGTTTCTACAAGGGACTGCAACCTCAGTTGATCCTAAAGCCAAAATATTTGCTGTGAGCAGGGGATGCAAATTCTCAGATGTCTATATGGAATCTGTAGAAGAGGAAGATACATTCATCCCTGATGGACGACAATCTGATATCAAAGTTGAGTTTATGGTCATGCCTGGGTTCAGAATTGGAGACACATTGGTGAAATCTCGGGTTTATCTTCAGAAGTGA